The following are encoded in a window of Variovorax paradoxus genomic DNA:
- a CDS encoding citryl-CoA lyase, with amino-acid sequence MTDTTPDARKATEDWWRTSIIDMSPGVIRYRGYPIEDLIRQRVSLAQMIWLMTRGELPSRVQGELLEAALMSAVDHGPQAPSIAIARMAATCGVGLNSAMASAVNVLGDVHGGAGEQAVELYEDIAARMDTGATEEDAAVAGLRSFVEAHGKVIPGFGHRFHPIDPRSEPLLDLVDAAARNGEVSGKFARIGRAVEAKLGAAKGKPIPMNIDGATAVIYAELGFPPPLARGLFCLSRSVGVLAHAWEQTQQGGRIKGPIPRQYIPTYDGQQKREVPSQA; translated from the coding sequence ATGACGGACACAACGCCTGACGCACGCAAGGCCACCGAGGACTGGTGGCGCACCAGCATCATTGACATGTCCCCGGGCGTGATCCGCTATCGGGGATATCCCATCGAGGACTTGATTCGCCAGCGCGTGAGCCTGGCACAAATGATCTGGCTGATGACACGCGGAGAGCTTCCGAGCCGCGTCCAAGGGGAACTGCTGGAGGCCGCACTGATGTCTGCGGTCGACCACGGACCGCAGGCACCCAGTATCGCCATCGCCCGGATGGCAGCAACCTGCGGCGTTGGCTTGAACAGCGCGATGGCCTCCGCCGTCAACGTTCTCGGCGACGTACACGGCGGCGCCGGTGAACAAGCGGTGGAACTCTACGAGGATATTGCAGCGCGGATGGACACCGGGGCCACGGAGGAGGATGCCGCGGTTGCCGGGCTCCGAAGTTTCGTGGAAGCCCACGGGAAGGTCATCCCGGGGTTCGGTCATCGCTTCCATCCAATTGACCCCCGAAGCGAGCCACTTCTCGACCTCGTCGATGCGGCAGCCCGCAATGGCGAGGTCAGCGGGAAGTTTGCCCGCATCGGCCGGGCCGTTGAGGCGAAGCTCGGTGCAGCCAAGGGCAAGCCGATTCCGATGAACATCGACGGCGCGACCGCTGTGATCTATGCGGAGCTTGGTTTTCCTCCTCCACTTGCTCGCGGGCTCTTCTGCTTGTCCAGGTCAGTGGGCGTGCTCGCACATGCCTGGGAGCAAACGCAGCAAGGCGGTCGCATCAAGGGCCCGATACCGCGGCAATACATCCCTACGTACGACGGCCAGCAGAAGCGCGAAGTGCCTTCGCAAGCGTGA
- a CDS encoding LysR substrate-binding domain-containing protein → MLAFEATARHQSFTRAATELNLTQTAVSHRIKELESLLEVQLFTRKQSTTRLTDEGRTYLECIRPALSQIAAATESVSSVHDNRLTIACLVAFSSRCLMPALREFKQLHPHIELRLTPLAPTDRLAQREFDVAIWYGVDDWRDFDAERIAPEELFPVCAPSLLEEGPPLSEIQDLRHYPIVRTVSPIITDDWTMWLHQAGSDIEKFSSEIFCETMLFSMNAIIEGLGIGIARSVLVEEDLANGRLVAPFEFRCFSPAGYHVLSRPERSGLPKVQLFKRWLLSRFESTWKSVAV, encoded by the coding sequence TTGCTCGCTTTCGAAGCGACTGCCAGACACCAGAGCTTTACCCGTGCCGCGACCGAGTTGAATCTCACTCAGACCGCCGTCAGCCATCGCATCAAAGAACTTGAAAGCTTGTTGGAGGTCCAGCTGTTCACGCGAAAGCAGAGCACCACGCGCCTGACCGACGAAGGTCGTACCTATCTCGAGTGCATCCGTCCAGCACTTTCGCAGATTGCCGCGGCGACGGAGAGCGTTTCGTCGGTACACGACAACCGGTTGACGATCGCGTGCCTGGTTGCATTCTCGTCCAGATGCCTCATGCCTGCCTTGCGCGAGTTCAAACAACTGCACCCGCATATCGAGCTGCGTCTGACGCCCTTGGCGCCCACTGATCGGCTCGCGCAGCGCGAGTTCGATGTCGCAATTTGGTATGGAGTCGACGATTGGCGTGACTTTGACGCGGAGCGGATCGCCCCTGAGGAACTATTTCCTGTGTGTGCGCCCAGTCTTTTGGAGGAGGGCCCACCTCTATCTGAAATTCAGGACTTGCGACACTATCCAATAGTTCGCACCGTCTCACCGATCATCACGGATGACTGGACGATGTGGCTCCACCAGGCTGGGTCGGACATTGAGAAATTCTCCAGCGAGATATTCTGCGAGACGATGCTGTTCTCGATGAACGCGATCATCGAAGGCCTTGGGATAGGCATCGCTCGGTCTGTATTAGTCGAAGAGGATCTGGCGAACGGGCGCCTGGTTGCCCCATTCGAGTTCCGATGCTTCTCGCCAGCGGGTTACCACGTCCTCAGCCGGCCCGAGCGATCCGGCCTTCCTAAGGTTCAGCTTTTCAAGCGCTGGCTTTTGTCCAGGTTCGAGTCCACATGGAAGTCGGTTGCCGTCTAG
- a CDS encoding xanthine dehydrogenase family protein molybdopterin-binding subunit, with product MNKSPNSQPQVGRRLDRLESRAKVTGTADYTHNVELPRMLHAKIVRSTQAHARILSIDTSTAAGTPGVFKVVTAQDVLKLIPDPHYGPAFHDQPILAIEKVRHIGEPVAVVLASDVHVAEAAAGLVNVEYESLPAVFDEVEAATSNDVLVHDVLKPAGTFPDLKHLAGRKATNVALDYRLRHGDVEKAFAEAHQVFDHTFRTQQVMHVPLEPMISIGEPTDRGIVLHTASQSPSFVRLEIARLLGWPENRVQVKTRLLGGGFGAKLYIKLEALAAALALIARRPVRVALTMEEQFYTTTKHATTFRIRSAVDASGRIIGRHCEVYWNGGAYADIGPRVTQKSGFTAGGPYDIANLNIDSYQVYTNLPPAGAFRGFGITQVVWGYESQADLIAREIGMDPVKFRRLNLLEDGRPHGTGTVMKDAALGLVLDRVASRMDWHKPIERGSGNVRRGRGIGLGFKAMVAPTTSVATITIGGDGSCTLLISTVDMGQGSDTAMAIVAADVLGLRAEDIRVVHPDTDVTPYDMATLGSRSTFSMGNAVKLAAQDLLQKLRGLADEVGISFEGIEGVSRLLKKKFGMQAGTVIGTGSFIPSYQSPDSDGRSPDITPNWMVGGTGVELEVDVETGHFRLLRMENVVDCGTPLNPKVVDTQISGAAIMQLGATYLEKMEFDAEGQLRNASFSEYKIPGILDYPAQLACEAVESQQGTGAYGAKGIGESGCFGVASAIAEAIQDAVGVRIMSLPITPEAVFRALCEKRGEPLAA from the coding sequence ATGAATAAAAGCCCCAACTCTCAACCCCAGGTCGGCCGACGTCTCGACCGTCTCGAGTCCCGCGCGAAGGTGACGGGAACGGCCGACTACACCCACAACGTCGAGCTCCCGCGCATGCTGCACGCGAAGATTGTTCGCAGCACGCAAGCGCATGCGCGAATCTTGTCCATCGACACGTCCACCGCAGCGGGCACGCCTGGTGTGTTCAAGGTTGTCACGGCGCAAGATGTGCTCAAGCTCATTCCGGATCCGCACTACGGCCCGGCTTTCCACGACCAACCCATTCTCGCGATCGAGAAGGTTCGCCATATCGGCGAACCTGTCGCCGTCGTACTTGCCTCCGATGTCCATGTGGCAGAGGCAGCAGCCGGTTTGGTGAACGTGGAATACGAGTCGCTGCCCGCGGTGTTCGATGAGGTGGAGGCTGCGACAAGCAACGACGTTTTGGTGCACGACGTGCTCAAGCCCGCAGGTACGTTCCCTGACCTGAAACATCTTGCTGGCCGCAAGGCGACCAACGTGGCATTGGACTATCGGCTACGCCACGGAGACGTTGAGAAGGCCTTTGCGGAAGCCCACCAGGTCTTCGACCACACGTTCCGCACGCAGCAGGTCATGCACGTGCCACTCGAGCCAATGATCTCCATCGGAGAGCCAACAGATCGCGGGATCGTTCTCCACACGGCGTCGCAGAGCCCATCATTTGTGCGGCTCGAGATTGCGCGGCTGCTCGGATGGCCCGAGAACCGTGTGCAAGTGAAGACCCGGCTCCTGGGCGGAGGGTTCGGCGCGAAGCTCTACATCAAGCTGGAGGCGCTCGCTGCTGCACTGGCCCTCATTGCGCGGCGCCCAGTACGGGTTGCACTGACGATGGAGGAGCAGTTCTACACCACCACCAAGCACGCAACGACCTTCCGCATCCGCAGCGCGGTGGATGCAAGCGGTCGGATCATCGGACGCCACTGTGAGGTCTATTGGAATGGCGGGGCCTACGCCGATATCGGTCCGCGGGTCACGCAAAAATCCGGCTTCACCGCAGGCGGTCCCTACGACATCGCCAACTTGAATATCGACTCGTACCAGGTCTACACCAACCTTCCCCCCGCTGGTGCGTTCCGTGGTTTCGGTATCACTCAGGTGGTATGGGGCTACGAATCCCAGGCGGATCTCATTGCGCGCGAAATCGGTATGGATCCGGTGAAGTTTCGTCGATTGAACCTGCTGGAGGATGGCCGGCCCCATGGGACCGGGACTGTCATGAAGGATGCAGCGCTCGGCCTCGTGTTGGATCGAGTGGCAAGCCGCATGGATTGGCACAAGCCGATTGAACGCGGCAGCGGCAACGTTCGTCGCGGGCGCGGCATCGGGCTCGGGTTCAAGGCAATGGTTGCGCCAACTACCTCAGTTGCGACCATCACCATCGGTGGCGATGGGAGCTGCACGCTTCTGATCAGCACAGTAGACATGGGCCAAGGCTCCGACACAGCCATGGCGATCGTTGCGGCCGATGTGCTCGGCCTGCGCGCGGAAGATATCCGTGTTGTTCATCCCGATACTGATGTCACGCCCTACGACATGGCAACCTTGGGATCGCGCTCGACCTTCTCCATGGGCAACGCCGTCAAGCTTGCTGCACAAGACCTGCTGCAGAAATTGCGCGGTCTGGCTGACGAGGTGGGTATCAGCTTCGAAGGCATTGAAGGTGTCTCTAGACTTCTGAAGAAGAAGTTCGGCATGCAGGCCGGCACGGTGATCGGGACGGGGAGCTTCATCCCATCGTACCAATCGCCGGATTCCGACGGCCGCTCACCCGACATCACACCCAATTGGATGGTTGGCGGCACGGGGGTGGAACTGGAGGTGGATGTTGAAACCGGTCACTTTCGACTGCTGCGCATGGAGAACGTGGTGGACTGTGGCACGCCTCTCAACCCGAAGGTGGTCGACACACAGATCTCCGGCGCCGCCATCATGCAGTTGGGCGCCACCTACCTCGAGAAGATGGAGTTCGATGCCGAAGGCCAACTGAGGAATGCCTCGTTCTCGGAATACAAGATTCCGGGCATCTTGGACTATCCCGCACAGCTCGCCTGCGAGGCAGTCGAATCGCAACAAGGCACAGGCGCATACGGAGCCAAGGGTATCGGCGAAAGCGGGTGCTTCGGCGTCGCTTCTGCGATCGCAGAGGCCATCCAAGACGCAGTGGGCGTGCGAATCATGTCTCTGCCCATCACTCCCGAGGCGGTATTCCGCGCGCTGTGCGAAAAGCGCGGTGAGCCACTTGCTGCCTGA
- a CDS encoding FAD binding domain-containing protein, with amino-acid sequence MTPFEFLLPYSLEEALSLLDAEDPDIRPVGGGTAVMLMMKAGVLRPTRLVSLQKIGEQHSAVTVGGDGELILGGMARLADIERHPAVREKWPLLSQALRGVANPRVRAVATIGGNLSHADPHMDMPPVLAALEARIIVTGPKGSRTVIAEDLCTGYYETVIRRDELITEIHIPPQSGPGAYLKMTTRAVHDWPALGLAVVLKMVGGQFDQASIFVGAATDRPTRLRHAQAALKQNGLEESAKRAAAEAAVAEAQLMGDGHGSAAYKSQLLKVALPRAIETALRNGRSHT; translated from the coding sequence ATGACGCCATTTGAATTCCTGTTGCCCTACTCGTTGGAGGAAGCACTGTCGCTGCTGGACGCCGAGGATCCGGATATTCGACCTGTGGGAGGGGGCACCGCCGTGATGCTCATGATGAAGGCCGGCGTACTACGGCCGACCCGCCTTGTGAGCCTGCAGAAGATTGGCGAACAGCACAGTGCGGTGACTGTCGGCGGTGACGGCGAGTTGATTCTTGGTGGCATGGCAAGGCTCGCCGACATCGAGCGCCATCCTGCGGTGCGTGAGAAGTGGCCTCTTCTGAGCCAGGCGCTTCGCGGCGTTGCCAACCCACGCGTGCGGGCCGTGGCCACGATTGGCGGGAATCTCAGCCATGCGGATCCGCACATGGACATGCCGCCGGTGCTCGCGGCGCTGGAGGCGCGGATCATCGTCACTGGACCGAAAGGCTCACGAACCGTCATCGCGGAAGACCTCTGCACTGGCTACTACGAAACCGTCATTCGACGCGACGAACTCATAACCGAGATCCACATTCCGCCGCAGTCGGGACCAGGTGCGTACCTAAAGATGACCACGCGTGCTGTGCACGATTGGCCTGCACTAGGTTTGGCGGTCGTTCTGAAGATGGTGGGAGGGCAGTTCGATCAGGCGAGCATCTTCGTAGGTGCGGCCACGGATCGACCGACGCGTCTACGCCACGCTCAGGCGGCATTGAAGCAGAACGGCCTCGAAGAATCTGCTAAGCGTGCCGCCGCTGAAGCGGCTGTCGCTGAAGCCCAGCTGATGGGCGATGGCCATGGCTCAGCCGCGTACAAGAGCCAGTTACTCAAAGTCGCACTCCCGCGAGCTATCGAGACCGCGCTGCGCAACGGCCGGAGCCACACATGA
- a CDS encoding (2Fe-2S)-binding protein, with the protein MSTTSNLIQFRLNGEPVARQVEAYNTLVEVVRDCGLHGARESCGQGLCGCCTVVVDGKAVTGCIYPAMHANGCDVATIEGVEQDGQLDPVQQAFIDAGAFQCGFCTPGFILMARQLLDQNPDPSEHEIRHYLAGNLCRCGAYPEIVKAVKLAGDRIRAGATNI; encoded by the coding sequence ATGAGCACTACTAGCAATCTGATCCAGTTTCGCCTCAATGGCGAGCCCGTCGCTCGACAAGTCGAGGCCTACAACACGCTGGTGGAGGTCGTGCGCGACTGCGGTCTGCACGGCGCAAGAGAAAGCTGCGGCCAGGGACTGTGCGGTTGCTGCACGGTGGTCGTCGATGGCAAAGCTGTCACCGGGTGCATCTATCCCGCGATGCACGCCAACGGATGCGACGTCGCGACCATCGAAGGTGTCGAGCAGGACGGCCAGCTCGATCCTGTGCAACAAGCCTTCATCGACGCTGGTGCATTCCAGTGTGGTTTTTGCACGCCTGGTTTCATTCTGATGGCCCGTCAGTTGCTGGACCAGAACCCTGATCCTTCAGAGCACGAGATTCGCCATTATCTGGCGGGCAACCTTTGCCGGTGCGGCGCGTATCCGGAGATCGTGAAGGCAGTGAAGTTGGCCGGCGATCGAATCCGCGCAGGCGCAACCAACATTTGA
- a CDS encoding RidA family protein: MNNELQSFLQPAGMAMPRGHYSHATSGGGLVFVSGQLPVSPDGSVLSEAPFEVQARQVLANVSAAVAGAGSAVDRLLHVRVYITDIDNWPTFNKLYEEWAGTARPARAVVPVPTLHYGCALEVEAVALT; this comes from the coding sequence ATGAACAACGAATTGCAGTCATTCCTTCAGCCAGCAGGTATGGCCATGCCCCGTGGGCACTACAGTCACGCGACCAGCGGCGGAGGTCTCGTTTTCGTCTCGGGCCAGCTCCCAGTGTCACCGGATGGCTCGGTGCTGAGCGAGGCACCGTTCGAGGTTCAGGCGAGGCAGGTGCTCGCAAATGTCTCGGCTGCTGTCGCCGGGGCGGGCAGCGCGGTCGATCGGCTGCTCCACGTTCGCGTGTATATCACCGATATCGATAACTGGCCCACGTTCAACAAGCTCTACGAAGAATGGGCTGGCACTGCGCGGCCAGCTCGTGCAGTCGTCCCCGTCCCTACCTTGCACTATGGCTGCGCCCTCGAAGTAGAAGCTGTCGCCTTGACCTGA
- a CDS encoding Bug family tripartite tricarboxylate transporter substrate binding protein, which translates to MKFRTIRRAIILTGAACLFSASALAQKPITIIVPYAPGGSADLVTRVIAQFAAPGVGAPLIVDNRTGGGGVVGWGAAARSAPDGNTLLTVELSYAIAAGLITTLPFDPQKAFTQVTTAVKVPHVLVVNPAVPAKTVQEFIALAKAQPGKLNYGSGGNGTNTHLAGELFKSTTGVDIVHVPYKGAGAVLTDLMGNQVQALITSVPTALPHIKSGKLRALMVTGSERNAMLPDVPSAKEAGIPKMDMDYWIGIGAPAGTPQAVVDKLNRELNASLSQPEAKKKIAEMGLTVVANTPAQAKQLVTSEIQRWSTVIKQAGIKAD; encoded by the coding sequence ATGAAGTTCCGCACCATTCGTCGCGCCATCATCCTCACCGGCGCCGCATGCCTCTTCAGCGCCTCTGCGCTCGCTCAAAAGCCCATCACCATCATCGTGCCTTACGCGCCCGGCGGTAGCGCCGATCTGGTCACGCGTGTCATTGCACAGTTCGCAGCGCCCGGCGTCGGCGCGCCGTTGATTGTCGACAACCGCACTGGCGGAGGAGGCGTGGTGGGCTGGGGTGCAGCTGCCCGTTCCGCACCCGATGGCAACACACTTCTGACGGTTGAGCTCTCCTATGCCATTGCCGCAGGGCTGATAACAACGCTGCCGTTCGATCCGCAAAAGGCGTTCACCCAGGTGACGACGGCGGTCAAGGTTCCGCATGTTCTGGTGGTGAATCCAGCCGTGCCTGCAAAGACCGTCCAGGAGTTCATTGCACTGGCCAAGGCTCAGCCTGGCAAGCTCAACTATGGTTCCGGCGGCAACGGCACCAACACGCACCTGGCCGGAGAGCTCTTCAAGAGCACCACTGGCGTCGACATCGTCCATGTCCCGTACAAGGGCGCTGGCGCCGTCCTGACCGACCTGATGGGCAACCAGGTGCAGGCGCTTATCACATCCGTGCCCACCGCGCTTCCCCATATCAAAAGCGGGAAGCTTCGCGCCCTGATGGTGACGGGCTCCGAGCGCAATGCCATGCTGCCTGATGTGCCTTCGGCGAAGGAGGCCGGCATTCCCAAGATGGACATGGACTACTGGATTGGCATCGGGGCCCCTGCCGGAACGCCCCAAGCGGTTGTAGACAAGTTGAACAGGGAGCTCAATGCCTCGCTCTCGCAGCCGGAAGCGAAAAAGAAGATTGCCGAGATGGGTCTGACGGTCGTGGCCAATACGCCGGCGCAGGCGAAGCAGCTGGTCACCAGCGAGATTCAGCGGTGGAGCACGGTCATCAAGCAGGCCGGCATCAAGGCCGACTAA
- a CDS encoding transporter substrate-binding domain-containing protein gives MNTKIAREIAPKGVLRASINLGNPVLASRPDPNSDPRGVSLDLARAFAGRLGLALQPIVVDSAGRSVELVARGEADIGFFALDPDRANQIRFTTPYVLIQGSYLVRESSPLQAMDEVDRPGHRVVVGRGSAYDLYLSRGLQQAMIERAKTSPTVVDEFLRIDADVAAGVRQQLEADTQRIPGLRLLPGNFMTIQQAMGVPADRSDETLAAVQQFVEDMKADGFVARALKRHGIAGAQVAPTSTL, from the coding sequence ATGAACACGAAAATCGCACGGGAGATCGCTCCCAAAGGAGTGCTCCGAGCCTCGATCAATCTGGGCAACCCTGTGTTGGCGAGTCGGCCTGATCCGAACAGCGATCCTCGTGGAGTCTCTTTGGACCTCGCGCGTGCCTTTGCTGGCAGACTCGGCCTCGCCCTGCAGCCGATCGTTGTCGATAGCGCAGGCAGGTCGGTGGAGCTCGTTGCAAGAGGAGAGGCGGATATCGGCTTCTTTGCACTGGATCCTGACCGTGCGAACCAGATACGCTTCACCACACCCTACGTCCTGATCCAGGGAAGCTACCTCGTCAGGGAGAGTTCTCCGCTTCAAGCAATGGATGAAGTCGACCGCCCCGGGCACCGCGTGGTGGTGGGCCGAGGGAGCGCGTATGACCTGTATCTTTCGCGCGGACTGCAGCAAGCAATGATCGAACGCGCCAAGACTTCACCGACGGTGGTCGATGAGTTTCTACGTATCGACGCAGATGTCGCCGCCGGCGTGCGGCAGCAGCTGGAGGCAGATACGCAACGCATTCCGGGCTTGCGTCTCTTGCCCGGCAACTTCATGACTATTCAGCAGGCCATGGGCGTTCCTGCGGACCGGAGTGACGAGACTCTCGCAGCCGTTCAGCAGTTTGTCGAAGACATGAAGGCTGATGGTTTTGTCGCTCGCGCCCTCAAGCGACACGGCATTGCGGGCGCACAGGTCGCTCCAACCTCAACCTTGTGA
- a CDS encoding alpha/beta fold hydrolase, whose translation MTDHGTNPALLNASDGVPIAYRVHGADRALPFVGLVHSLAMDHRFWNPVAERLAGRANVIAIDARGHGRSGVSNPPYTADRMAQDLLEVMDHLQVDKAVVGGASMGGCIALTFAGKHQDRTSGLALIDTTAWYGPTAPKDWEDRAMKAVSQGLGALVGFQKSRWFSDAFCAREPGVVQNCVDTFLANDLNAYVSTCRMLGVFDGRTLLPQIRVPTRILVGDEDYAAPIEMAQALHAGIRHSSLTVIPGARHLTPLEVPDIIAGALDELCLESRNDAI comes from the coding sequence ATGACCGACCATGGAACCAACCCAGCGCTCCTGAACGCCAGTGATGGCGTCCCCATCGCCTACCGCGTACACGGGGCTGATCGCGCACTGCCTTTCGTCGGGCTTGTGCATTCGCTTGCAATGGACCATCGGTTCTGGAACCCGGTCGCGGAGCGGCTGGCGGGCAGGGCCAACGTGATCGCGATCGACGCACGAGGCCACGGACGCTCCGGCGTCAGCAATCCGCCATACACAGCCGATCGCATGGCCCAAGATCTTTTGGAGGTCATGGATCATCTGCAGGTGGACAAGGCCGTCGTGGGTGGCGCGTCCATGGGCGGGTGCATCGCGCTCACCTTTGCAGGGAAGCACCAGGATCGGACATCCGGCCTCGCGCTCATCGATACAACCGCGTGGTACGGACCGACTGCGCCGAAAGATTGGGAGGATCGAGCGATGAAAGCTGTCTCCCAAGGTCTCGGTGCACTCGTTGGTTTTCAGAAGAGTCGCTGGTTCAGCGATGCCTTCTGCGCCAGAGAGCCTGGGGTCGTTCAAAACTGTGTCGATACCTTCCTGGCCAACGACCTGAACGCATACGTTTCGACATGCCGGATGCTCGGCGTCTTCGACGGTCGCACCTTGCTTCCGCAGATTCGAGTGCCCACGCGTATTTTGGTCGGCGACGAGGACTATGCGGCGCCCATAGAGATGGCTCAGGCATTGCACGCGGGTATCCGGCATTCGAGCTTGACGGTCATCCCAGGGGCGCGACATCTGACACCGTTGGAAGTGCCGGACATCATCGCAGGCGCGTTGGACGAACTTTGCCTGGAGAGTCGCAATGACGCCATTTGA
- a CDS encoding CaiB/BaiF CoA transferase family protein: protein MSNALRGIRVLDLTNVLAGPFACHQLAHMGADVIKVESRNGGDLARQLGADAELNKRYMGVSFLAQNPGKRSITIDFKHPAGKEVFRNLVRTADVLVENFRPGVMKRLGLGFEELLKENPKLIYCAISGFGQDGPLRDLPAYDQIIQGMSGVMSITGAPENAPYRVGYPVADTIGGITAAFAVAAALADGQRTGGTFIDVSMLEAVMATMGWAVSNHLIAGREPKPMGNENVTASPSGTFRTGDGLLNIAANKQEQFEAVCQVVGRPELVADPRFSERQARLQHRFELKAVLEEAMAAKSTDEWWRLFNEAGVPAGPVYSVPQALDHPQVAERGMVGSFTNAPGVGRDIRLVRTGFKVNGQAPRVDAPPPTLGQHSEEILTDLGYSSAQIQALKEEKAV, encoded by the coding sequence ATGTCCAACGCGCTACGAGGAATTCGCGTTCTCGATCTCACCAATGTTCTTGCGGGACCCTTCGCATGCCACCAGCTCGCCCACATGGGCGCCGACGTCATCAAGGTGGAAAGCCGCAATGGCGGGGATCTGGCCCGTCAGCTTGGCGCCGACGCCGAATTGAACAAGCGCTACATGGGCGTCTCGTTTCTCGCGCAAAACCCTGGCAAGCGCTCCATCACAATCGACTTCAAGCACCCCGCCGGAAAAGAGGTTTTTCGCAACCTGGTGCGCACGGCCGACGTGCTGGTGGAAAATTTTCGCCCCGGTGTTATGAAGCGCCTGGGGCTTGGATTCGAGGAGCTGCTCAAGGAGAACCCGAAGCTCATCTACTGTGCCATTTCGGGCTTTGGCCAGGACGGTCCGCTTCGTGACCTGCCGGCCTATGACCAGATCATCCAGGGCATGTCCGGCGTCATGAGCATCACCGGGGCGCCCGAGAACGCGCCATACCGGGTCGGCTACCCGGTAGCCGACACGATTGGCGGCATCACTGCCGCCTTCGCTGTTGCGGCTGCGCTGGCCGACGGCCAGCGCACGGGTGGAACCTTCATTGATGTCTCGATGTTGGAAGCCGTCATGGCGACCATGGGATGGGCTGTATCGAACCACCTCATTGCCGGCCGTGAGCCCAAGCCCATGGGCAACGAGAACGTCACCGCCAGTCCGTCCGGGACATTCCGTACAGGGGACGGCCTCCTCAATATCGCTGCCAACAAGCAAGAGCAGTTCGAGGCGGTTTGCCAGGTGGTAGGCAGGCCCGAGCTGGTTGCCGACCCTCGGTTTAGTGAGCGGCAGGCACGTCTGCAGCATCGCTTCGAGCTGAAGGCAGTCCTTGAGGAAGCTATGGCCGCGAAGTCCACCGACGAATGGTGGAGGCTCTTCAACGAAGCCGGCGTGCCGGCCGGGCCCGTCTACTCAGTGCCTCAGGCGCTCGACCATCCACAGGTGGCTGAGCGCGGGATGGTGGGCAGCTTCACGAACGCGCCGGGTGTTGGAAGAGACATTCGCTTGGTCCGAACCGGATTCAAGGTGAACGGCCAAGCACCTCGTGTCGATGCACCGCCACCGACCCTCGGTCAGCACTCAGAAGAAATCCTGACGGACCTGGGCTACTCATCTGCGCAAATCCAAGCGCTAAAAGAGGAGAAGGCCGTATGA
- a CDS encoding Bug family tripartite tricarboxylate transporter substrate binding protein: MIIMTNQSLYRRRVLLAAGALLAQTLCGSFAAAQTQDYPNRPIRVIVPFAPGGVVDVTARLLTQKMTERLGWSFIVENKPGGNGFIAVTQAAKAAPDGYTLLAAHTGEFAVNPALFANVPYDLDRDFSAITMISDTPMLLVANAKEPYNTIPELVAAAKKEPGKVAFSSPGNGSVNHIAGEWFAIEAGVKLLHVPYKGGAPAVAAVASGEVPLGVVAVPAVMPHVQSGRVKVLGVTTSRRAAYKDDWVPASESGIKIDASNWVGLFAPKGVPAGIVSKLQAEVSSTLQQPDVKKRFADAGAEVGGMSSLAFADRIRKDASRYKDVVKKGNIKPE; this comes from the coding sequence ATGATCATCATGACCAACCAGTCTCTCTATCGACGCCGCGTGCTGCTGGCCGCCGGGGCACTCCTCGCCCAGACTTTGTGCGGCAGCTTCGCCGCTGCGCAGACGCAGGACTATCCCAATCGACCGATCCGCGTGATCGTCCCCTTCGCGCCAGGCGGCGTGGTAGATGTCACCGCAAGACTGCTGACGCAGAAAATGACCGAGCGTCTTGGCTGGAGCTTCATCGTGGAGAACAAGCCCGGCGGCAACGGGTTTATCGCGGTAACCCAAGCAGCAAAGGCGGCGCCAGACGGATACACGCTGCTGGCCGCGCACACAGGCGAGTTCGCGGTCAACCCCGCTCTTTTCGCAAACGTTCCGTACGACCTCGACCGTGATTTCAGTGCTATCACGATGATCAGCGACACGCCTATGCTGTTGGTGGCCAACGCCAAGGAGCCTTACAACACGATCCCTGAACTCGTTGCCGCTGCAAAGAAGGAGCCAGGAAAAGTGGCGTTCTCTTCCCCGGGCAATGGCAGCGTGAATCACATTGCTGGTGAGTGGTTTGCCATTGAAGCCGGGGTCAAGTTGCTCCACGTCCCGTACAAAGGCGGCGCCCCCGCGGTTGCCGCGGTTGCTTCGGGAGAAGTTCCTCTTGGCGTTGTTGCGGTTCCGGCGGTCATGCCCCATGTGCAGTCTGGGCGCGTGAAGGTTCTGGGCGTCACGACGAGCCGACGGGCCGCATACAAGGACGATTGGGTTCCCGCCAGCGAAAGCGGCATCAAGATCGATGCTTCCAACTGGGTTGGCCTCTTTGCGCCCAAGGGCGTTCCTGCTGGCATCGTGTCCAAACTTCAAGCGGAGGTTTCTTCGACGCTTCAACAGCCGGATGTGAAGAAACGCTTTGCCGATGCTGGCGCAGAAGTGGGCGGAATGTCCTCGCTAGCATTCGCAGACCGTATCCGCAAGGACGCCAGCCGTTACAAGGATGTGGTCAAGAAGGGCAACATCAAGCCGGAATAG